TGTAGGACGCTGCATACGGGAACCCGGAGTGTAGTGTCGTTGTGGCGGGTATAGGTAACGTATCCATGGGCGGCTATTACGTTGCCGGTATCGGCCGTTACAAGAATATCGTGCTTCAGACTTTTTATGGAAGCAAAAAAACCGGCAACGGCATCGCGTACGGCCTGGATGCCGGAAACAGGATCTGCATTGCCAAATCGAAACGTTCCGTCGGACGTGAAATATGATGCAAAAGCATCAGCATCGCTTGCATCAACGGCCGCGAACAACTCCTTAAGATCGGGATTCTTCATAGACAACTCAAACTA
This is a stretch of genomic DNA from Ignavibacteria bacterium. It encodes these proteins:
- a CDS encoding nuclear transport factor 2 family protein, giving the protein MKNPDLKELFAAVDASDADAFASYFTSDGTFRFGNADPVSGIQAVRDAVAGFFASIKSLKHDILVTADTGNVIAAHGYVTYTRHNDTTLRVPVCSVLHMDNGKIKEYFVFIDASQLYNS